The DNA segment GAACTGCCAGAAGCCGTGGTGCATCCGGTCCGTACCGATCTCCACCATCATGAAGAAGTCCCACGGGCGGATGCGGAGGAGGTGCCTGGCCACCCGGAAGCGCCGCACCGTCATCTCCCGGATCCGCTCCAGCAAGCGACCCTTCTCCTCCGTGCGGTAGTCCGCCACGTCGAAGAGGTACTCCCCCACCAGCTCCTCCACCTCGTGCCGCAGCTCGTGGGGGTAGGTATACTCGCTCCCGGTGCCCGGGGTGAGGAACCAGCTGATCAGGTCGCCCCGCACCGGCTTCACCGGGTACGAAGGGGGGACCCCAATGACCACCGACTCCTTCCCCGCCTCGCCCAGGTAGTCCCAGACCGTCTTCTCCCCCACGTCAGCCGAGGTGACGATCTTCAGGTCGTCGTACCCCGTGTCCGAGCGGTTCCGGAACCCGTAGATCCCCAGCTCCCCCGGATCCCGCCCCGTCACCATCGATATCCACGCCGGCACGGTGATGGGCGGGGTGCAGCTGAGCAGCGGACCGTACACCCCGGCCTCGACCAGCCGCTTGATGTTGGGGAGGTCGTCCAGCCAGCGGTCGAAGACGAGGTGGGGGTCCGCGCAGTCGAGGCCGAGGAGGAGGAGCTTGTTGCACGCTCGGACCAGCATATTCCCATCCTTGGCCGCACTCCTAGGTCACTCACAGATCACCTGGCGTTCTTGGCTAGATACGGCTAGCGCGCTGTCTTCATGTGACCCCCTACCCCGAGAGGTACTCATGCACCGCGGCTATTGCAGCATTACGCATTCGACGGGAGCGCTTTTCGCCCACGAACTTGACCGCTTGAAGATCCGCTTCAGTCGAACGGAGCACGTCCCCGATCGTGTAGCGGCCGATCTTCCGCAGCGCGTCTTTCTGCCACTCAGTGATATCCAACACATCTATCGATCGCTCAAGCTGTTCTCGGAGCACATCCGATAGCCGTGCCTCGTCCAAGTCCGGTACGGCCTTGATCACAGGATCATATGCCGGGTGGCTTGCTCCGTACTCGCTCATTCGCTTAGGCGTCAGATTTCGTGCGATTGCCAGGCCTGTTGTCACGGGTCTACCTTCCAAGGCCATCAAGCATCCAAGGTTCACAGCATACCGGGTACCAACGTCTGACCTTGTGGCCCTCATCCCTTCCGAGTCCTTCCTGACAATTCCTGTGTAAGCGAGTAAGCGCAGAGCCTCCTTGACCTGTTGGGGTGCGTCTCGATGGATCCAGAAGTAGCACGTCGTCTTCTTGTCGTCCTTCATGTACTCGTCGTTCTTTCGCTTTAGCTCTGGGAGTACCACGTTTTCAATGAATTGCCTTCCCCAATCGATTAGCCCCGCGTACCCTGGTGCCCGTTCCGCAAGAATCGAGTGCTCTCCCCAGATGTCATTCCGGTAGTACTCTCGTATCGTACTCTCCACGTAATTCACGCGCAACCTACCTACAGAGGCCCTTGCTAGCGACTTGAGCAGAATACGCGGGTTACCGCTGGACGCGTACGCAAGAACTTCGAAGTTCTCGCCATGCCTCAGCAGTTCCTCAGTCGCCTTGGTGTCGCTCAACTGCTTCAGTACAATCTCCTTCATCCGTTCAACGTAACCTCGAGAGAGGACGTCACGATCCAATGTCAAGACTGTAGCATCATGTTCAGGCTGAAAGGTCGGGCCATACGACGTGACTCCCGGGTACACTGCTGCATGGCACGTGATGTGCGGGCTTCTCAAGTCTCGAAACAGTGTGAAAAACTGCCTCTGTTGAGCCGCGAGCAGGATGTGTGCCGCCTCGTCAATGAAGAACACCACGCGCCTTATTCCGAGTTCGTCGCACAAATCCTCGACTGCATCCTTGAAATCCGCGACACTCGGCAAGCCTGCGACGTCGACATCTCTCCCTGCGGATTGCCAAGACGACTCAAAGGCATCAACGATCGTCTCTACTCTTGTTTTGCGATTTGGGAAATCAGGCGGCAACTGACCAGCCAGGACATCCGCGCTTGCTGGCATGACCATGAGTAGCCCACGTTTATTGAGGGCTCGGAGCAGTCTACTGGCGAGCAGGCCAAGCATCCAGTGCTCGAATTGGTTGGGGTCGGACGTTTGAATCAGCGTGGTCTTGTTGAACGTCACGTAAACAGGAAACACGCGCTCCACCGGAAGCGCAGCCTCAAGCTCTGCCTGCGCAACCCTAAAGAGAAAGGATTTCCCCACTCCCCTGCTGCCTACGAGTACAACCGGCGTACGACGCTTGAGAGCGTCAACAATGTCTCGGTCCTGCGGGGTCTCTACAAAGTAGTCTAGGATTTCGCTTCCCGCGATGTCCTCTGTGCGATAAAAGAGCTCCATACTCACAAGACCTCCACCGACCCGCCGAGTGCAGAGCGGATGCCAGGAAGATTGCCGAGCTCCTCCTGCACGTGTGCCTCAACCTGCCTGACAGACTCCACCGGCAGGTTTCGGAGCCATCTGAGACTTAGCGCAAACAGAAGCACAATGCGCGTAGCGTCCGCTTTGTCGTTCCAGGAGACATAGTGCTCCCCGCTAAACGTAAGGTTCCGCGGCAGTTTCCGACGCACATTAGCATTCCCGTGAATGTACTCAGAGCATTCCCTGTATACTCTGACAGCCAAGCCGCGATAATCGGCGACGTGGTCGAGTAATTCTCCGTTGAAGGCTCGGGCAAACGTGTGTGAGAAAATACCAGTCTCTGGGTCCATGAACGCGGACCAGTTCACATCCAACTCGCCGGCTGAGAAAAGGTGCAACTCGACTATGTGAGCTGAGTAGTACACGGACGCGAGGCCCAACTCAAGAAAGAGCCTTAGCTCTGCAAACGCACTGGTGTATTGTCCTTGTAGCAGGGCAAGTAGAGCTGTCTGGTATTCCCTGAGAGCATCCGATAGTAGTTCCGCTTCTCGTGAGGGTCCGATCGCTTGAATCCAGCGCTCGAAATCGCCGATTGCGCTGTGAGCACGATACAGACGCCCGTAAGCGTCGAATTGCAACGACTCACTTAGTATCTGGCCGCAGGTGGCGTTCGCTGTTCGATAGTACGAGGCCAATGCTACCTGTGTGTTCTCTTCAGCCATAATGCTCATCACCGTTTGAGTCCCTCAAGAGAGGGCATGGTGATTGCGGATAAACTGGCCTTATCGGCCCAGCAATCTCGGTCGTCAGGTGACGCTGTCGTTCAGTTGGATGCGCGTCCTGGGCAGCTGATCTCGGGCTGCCGCGATCCGTAAGGGAGTCGTGCCACGCGTGCGGTGGCGGTGTAGTACTGATGACGCAGCATTACGTACGTGGCACCCCTACACGCACCAACTCACCAGGTTGAACCCGGATTTTGCAGGAGGCTCTGGTAGGAAGGAGGCGGGAAGGTGCCCCGCGAAGTTGTTTCGATGACCAAATCCAAACAACGAAAGGGGCACCTTCCAGGTGAACGCTTCGACGCCTTCCCCCTTGCTTTCCTTCCCCGCACCGCAGATCGAGGAGCGCTTCGACAAGCACGGTCTCACGGCCTTCGGTGGAGCGAACCTGCTGGTGGACCTCTTCGACCGTGTCGGGCTCCCTCAAAGCCTGGAGCGGCACCTCACACCGAAGTCTCTGTGGTCGACCTACTCCCGGACCACCGAGGTGGAGTACCTGGTCCTGAAGGCCGCCCTGGGGATGGGCCGCATCTTCGAGACCGCCGAGCTGAAGAACGATCCGCTCCTGGCGGCCAAGCTCCGGCTGAAGAAGCTGCCCCACCCCGCCACCAGTTACCGGGCGCTGGATCGCTTTGGAAGCCGCCGGGACGTGGCGCAGCTGGGGGGCGTCCACCGGGAAACGCTCCACCCTCTCCTCCGGGGGTTCGGCGGGGCCATCATGGACATCGACAACACCGTGGAAACGGTCCACGGTCACCAGCAGGGCGCGTTCGTCGGCTACAACCCGCGCTACCATGGCCGGCCAAGCTACCAGCCCTTCGTCGCCTTCGAGGGGCAGAGCCGGGCGCTG comes from the Limnochorda pilosa genome and includes:
- a CDS encoding ORC-CDC6 family AAA ATPase translates to MELFYRTEDIAGSEILDYFVETPQDRDIVDALKRRTPVVLVGSRGVGKSFLFRVAQAELEAALPVERVFPVYVTFNKTTLIQTSDPNQFEHWMLGLLASRLLRALNKRGLLMVMPASADVLAGQLPPDFPNRKTRVETIVDAFESSWQSAGRDVDVAGLPSVADFKDAVEDLCDELGIRRVVFFIDEAAHILLAAQQRQFFTLFRDLRSPHITCHAAVYPGVTSYGPTFQPEHDATVLTLDRDVLSRGYVERMKEIVLKQLSDTKATEELLRHGENFEVLAYASSGNPRILLKSLARASVGRLRVNYVESTIREYYRNDIWGEHSILAERAPGYAGLIDWGRQFIENVVLPELKRKNDEYMKDDKKTTCYFWIHRDAPQQVKEALRLLAYTGIVRKDSEGMRATRSDVGTRYAVNLGCLMALEGRPVTTGLAIARNLTPKRMSEYGASHPAYDPVIKAVPDLDEARLSDVLREQLERSIDVLDITEWQKDALRKIGRYTIGDVLRSTEADLQAVKFVGEKRSRRMRNAAIAAVHEYLSG